CATTTcgtcctctgctctgcctttgccctcttcatcttcctcagcACCAGAGTCATCCTACACAGCACCATCCTATGCTGTCTGGCTACACTCTCACCTACCACTACTTTGCAGTCACTGATCTCCTTCAGATTACCCCGTCTACACAAGATATAGTCTACCTGTGTGCCCCTACCTCCACACTTATAGGTCACCCTATGTTCCTGCCTCTCCTGGAAGAAAGTATTCACTACAGCCATTTCCATCCTTTTTGCAAAGTCAACCACCATCTGTCCTTCTGTGTTCCTCTCCTGGATACCAAACCTGCCCATCACCTCCTCATCATCTCTGTTTCCTGCACCAACATGTCCATTGAAGTCTGCACCAATGACAACTCTCTCACTTCTAGGGATGCTCTGCATCACTTCATCAAGGTCCAACCAGaatttctccttctcctccagctcacaTCCTACCTGTGGAGCATACCCACTAACAACATTGAACATCACACCTTCGATTTCTAGCTTCAGACTCATCACTCTATCTGACACTCTTTTTGCCTCCAGGACATTCCTAACAAACTCCTCCTTCAAGATAACTCCGACTCCATTTCTCTTCCTATCTACACCATGATAGAACAACTTGAACCCTGCTCCCAAACTTCTAGCCTTGCTACCTTTCCACCTGGTCTCCTGGACACACAGTATGTCTACCTTCCTTCTCTGCATCATGTCAACCAACTCTCTACCTTTTCCTGTCATAGTTCCAACATTCAAAGTCCCTACACGCAGTCCTAGACTCTTTGcgttcctcttctctctcttcctacgaacacaccttcctcctctccttcgaCGAACAGTAGTCCAATTTCCACCGGCACCCTGTAGGTGAACAGCACCGATGGCGGTCGTTGTTAACCCGGGCCTTGACCGATCCGGTATGGAAGTCATAGATTCGATTCGCATGTTTGATTTGGCAAAAGTTTTACGtcggatgcccttcctgacacAACCCTCTGTATTTATCCGGGCTTGGGACCAGCACAATAAGACACTGGCTTGTGCCCCCTTGCggctacattattattattatgattatgattatcatatgttattagtagtagtagtggtattacttgtatcattattattattataatatgatacagctcctcactctgagtgtacatgttgttatatgtcattgttggtagtagtagtagtagtagtggtagtattattagtattatataatacatcttctcactctaagtgtacatgttgttatatatttttattagtagtattattagtagtggtattattgttattattattattattataagattctggactcacctggtgtagtaatttacctctgtgtaataatttgtaataataatttttaatacatatttttttattcatacttttatatatttatattttactttgtgtttgaagtttattcttattcttatccttattcttttggagctgtgtgtaacaaaaagcaatttccagGCCCAGAATCAGATAACTAGACCACAGCACTCAGCCCTCCTCTCACCAGGTCTGATCCCTTCAGAAATCAGAACAGTGAATAGTGATGTCAGGCAGAAATCACAGCTATTTCTGAGTTGCAAGTCACAAAATAAACTTGTCCACCTGAGTTGCAGCGTTGATAGATTGTAGGTTTTCTTTCTAGAgttgtgaaatatgtaaaatttGTGAACTTTCAGTCTAAAGTTGTCACTGGAGTTCTGTTGGCTGAGCCTAAAAGACAGTTTAGGGCTGATATAAAATCTCATTCAACAAAACTGTTCTTTTTGATTTCTGTGAGTTCTGCAGTGAACTTTTTACGTCAGGATGCTCTGTGTGCTCTGACTTCTGTTTAGATTGGCCACATTTTAAACAATACCAAATAGCTAAGCAACTGGCATACAAATAAATCAGAATGTAAGAATTATTAGTATATGattatattatcattagtaACATTAGTAACGAACCATAGAAATCAAATACCTTCACTGTGTGATAAAGTTgcaatgtttttaatttcacaaactttttaaaagcatGTCTGATTTTTGACAACTTGAGACCATATATCATTGGATTTACAAGAGGTTGGATGACCAGTGCATACATTGACAAAACAGCACGCAGCTCAAGTGGAATAAAAGTCATGTCAAATCTTTGAGTGATCATGTTATAAAAACAGGCTGAGACAAAGCTGATGAGTGAAACTAAATGTGGAGTGCAGGTATCAAAAGCTTTCATCTTGGTCTCCTCTGAagcttttaaacacacagccaaaataTTAACgtaagagaagaaaatgaagctgAGAGGAGCAGCAACAGTGACAATAAGGCCAAAAACTATATCATTAACATACGACACAGTTCTATCTGGTGAACAAGACAGTTCAAGTACTAGATGGTTCTGACATAAAACATCATTGATAATCCTCCCACAAAACTTCAAACGAAAAGTGAACGACAGTAAAACTCCAAATTCTACAAAAGAAACTATCCAAATAACAAGAATGAccttttgtacttttgttttgGACATCATGACATTGTAATGTAAAGGtttacaaatacatacatatctGTCATAAGCCATTATTGTCAAAGTGCCAAATTCAACAGTTACATATGTTTGAATATTAAATATCTGAATGAAGCAGTAAAATGTGGAAATTTCATGAGTCTCTGATAAAAAATGTACCATGAAGCAGGGCAATATGGACGTGCTGCCATATATttcattcacaaacaaacaacacaggaaGAGATACATGGGCTCATGCAGATTTCTGTCAACATATATAATGACAATAAGAACAGTGTTGGAAAATATAACTAATATGTATAATAGCATTGCCAGGAAAAAGAACAGATATTTAATGTTTCCTAAGTTACCGTACTGAGCCAAGACAAATGACACAATCTGTGTGGAGTTCTCCATGATCCCAGTAACAGATAAAAACATATGACTGCAAATTTAGAAAGAAATGCAGTGTTTCAACCCATGTGCTTCACAAGAATAGAGTGGAGAAAAAATGCAGTTATAGCACATTGACACAATAAAGTCTGCTCTTGTACTATTAGACATTTTTAGTAGAGGTTCTTCTATATGAAAACATTGTATAAGAGCCTGTTTAAAAGCATGAGCAATATAAGACCTTGAATAGCTGTGATGAATGTGTCTGACAGCCAGCAGTGAGGTAAGACTCTGCATGTGCTCCTCCCTTCCCAACTGAGacaaacagaagctgctgctgagctttatacttatttttcagcatgtaaacacatgaCTAGCACACCAAGGAGTTaattagactttagacttttctttatttgatcccccatagggggaaattttcatgttacagcagcaacaattgaacagggagagtgaaaagaagcaatagtagaagaaaaaatagcaatagcaaaataaatataaatatatggctgtgatgaaataaatatttacactatgggatatttacacttggttcggaaatgtacaggtatggacaggaatgaaggaatgaaggaatggaatgacatggataGAAAaacagtatattaacatcagccagtgatgctggtgttatagagtctgatggctgatggagaaatgacctgcggtagcgttccttcttgcagggtgggggcctcagcctgctgctgaaggagctgctgagggcccccacagtcctgtgcagggggtgagaggggttgtccatgatggacttgagttttgttaatgtcctcctctcacacacctcctctatggagtccagggagcagtccaggacagaagcggccctcctgaccagtctgttcagtctctttctgtccctctccgtgctccctcctccccagcagaccgctgcatagaggactgcagacgccaccacagagtcatagaaagtcctgagcagagtcctgcacactccaaaggacctcagtctcctcagcaggtggagacgactttggcccttcttgtaca
This region of Pempheris klunzingeri isolate RE-2024b chromosome 10, fPemKlu1.hap1, whole genome shotgun sequence genomic DNA includes:
- the LOC139208704 gene encoding olfactory receptor 6B1-like, which gives rise to MENSTQIVSFVLAQYGNLGNIKYLFFFLAMLLYILVIFSNTVLIVIIYVDRNLHEPMYLFLCCLFVNEIYGSTSILPCFMVHFLSETHEISTFYCFIQIFNIQTYVTVEFGTLTIMAYDRYVCICKPLHYNVMMSKTKVQKVILVIWIVSFVEFGVLLSFTFRLKFCGRIINDVLCQNHLVLELSCSPDRTVSYVNDIVFGLIVTVAAPLSFIFFSYVNILAVCLKASEETKMKAFDTCTPHLVSLISFVSACFYNMITQRFDMTFIPLELRAVLSMYALVIQPLVNPMIYGLKLSKIRHAFKKFVGCELEEKEKFWLDLDEVMQSIPRSERVVIGADFNGHVGAGNRDDEEVMGRFGIQERNTEGQMVVDFAKRMEMAVVNTFFQERQEHRVTYKCGDLEKAHDRVPREELWYCMRKSGVAEKDVRAVQDIYEDCKTVERCAVGVTEEFKVEVGLHQGSALSPFLFAMVMDRLTDELADFGSYLLALSKLVTAKKR